A stretch of Crossiella cryophila DNA encodes these proteins:
- a CDS encoding response regulator transcription factor, producing MCAHIVLAEDDEHQAELIRRYLERERHSVVVVGDGRSALEEVRRRQPDLLVLDVMLPLVDGLDVCRILRAESELPVLMLTARSTEDDLLLGLDLGADDYMTKPFSPRELMARVRTLLRRTGSGRPEVDPVLRVGAIEIDPRRHQVRCAGEQVECTPGEFRLLEALAAQPERVFTREQLLERLHGFDRYITSRTIDVHVMNLRRKLEPDPRRPVRLVTVYGVGYKLSDDSERRGAP from the coding sequence ATGTGCGCCCACATCGTGCTCGCCGAGGACGACGAGCACCAGGCCGAACTCATCCGCCGCTACCTGGAACGGGAGCGGCATTCGGTCGTGGTCGTCGGCGACGGGCGCAGCGCACTGGAGGAGGTCCGGCGGCGGCAGCCCGACCTGCTGGTGCTGGACGTGATGCTGCCCCTGGTCGACGGCCTGGACGTGTGCCGGATCCTGCGCGCCGAATCCGAACTTCCGGTGCTCATGCTCACCGCCCGCTCCACCGAGGACGACCTGCTGCTCGGCCTCGACCTCGGCGCCGACGACTACATGACCAAACCGTTCAGCCCGCGCGAACTCATGGCCAGGGTGCGCACCCTGTTGCGCCGCACCGGATCCGGCAGGCCCGAAGTCGACCCGGTGCTGCGGGTGGGCGCCATCGAGATCGACCCGCGCCGCCACCAGGTGCGCTGCGCCGGCGAGCAGGTGGAGTGCACGCCGGGGGAGTTCCGGCTGCTGGAAGCCCTTGCCGCGCAACCGGAACGCGTCTTCACCAGGGAACAGCTCCTCGAACGGCTGCACGGGTTCGACCGGTACATCACCAGCCGCACCATCGACGTGCACGTGATGAACCTGCGCCGCAAACTCGAACCCGACCCACGCCGCCCGGTCCGCCTGGTCACCGTTTACGGCGTTGGCTACAAGCTCTCCGACGACAGCGAGCGCCGCGGTGCGCCGTAG